A region from the Fundulus heteroclitus isolate FHET01 chromosome 22, MU-UCD_Fhet_4.1, whole genome shotgun sequence genome encodes:
- the cfap36 gene encoding cilia- and flagella-associated protein 36 isoform X1 — translation MAEDDSEWIIESIVGYLASPEWVIPVTDFLENKCTVFDDEDENKLSYTEIHQQYKNLVEKLLENYMQEVGINEQQFLDACTSPFAKSQSLQPVFQPVLAADDFQMFRSLMVQKNMELQLQALRVIKEKNGALPECLTDGVDVMTELQQQEMKILEDVLRKSKEEYDEEMSRRLLTEKKIGSTSSSSSDKTTAEGDEAQEAPLTTSEQSSASRPTADCGGGSSPSRVLPALRVPKKGSESPDAGSGEAAAEASLEEAHREAGFSKPYTELSASQQEQLQQRAAYLRQQRDKLHALKKEQQRTRQAAVPQEPAASPPPAPSTHPEAAGQPQTNGAGSPPPPAPTSPSQHSPNSTKQKEMSAEERKKLQKRKHLADKLKEEVIKK, via the exons ATGGCCGAGGATGACAGCGAGTGGATTATAGAGAGCATCGTGGGCTACCTGGCAAGTCCGGAGTGGGTTATCCCCGTCACGGACTTTCTGGAAAACAAATGTACAG TTTTCGATGACGAAGATGAGAACAAGCTTTCATACACAGAAATCCATCAGCAGTATAAGAACCTG GTGGAGAAGCTGCTGGAGAATTATATGCAGGAGGTTGGCATCAACGAGCAGCAGTTCCTGGATGCATGCACCTCTCCCTTTGCCAAGTCCCAATCTTTGCAG CCCGTGTTCCAGCCGGTTCTGGCTGCAGACGACTTCCAGATGTTTCGCTCGCTGATGGTTCAGAAGAACATGGAGCTGCAGCTCCAGGCCCTCCGGGTCATCAAAGAGAAGAACG GCGCCCTCCCAGAGTGTCTCACCGACGGGGTCGACGTGATgacggagctgcagcagcaagagaTGAAAATCCTGGAGGATGTCCTAAG AAAGTCAAAGGAAGAGTACGACGAGGAGATGTCCAGGAGGCTGCTGACGGAGAAAAAGATTGGTTCCACCTCCAGCAGCTCCTCGGATAAGACGACCGCGGAGGGGGATGAGGCTCAGGAGGCCCCGCTGACCACGAGCGAACAGAGCAGCGCTTCCAGACCCACAGCAG ACTGTGGCGGCGGCAGCTCCCCGTCCAGAGTCCTTCCAGCCCTAAGAGTCCCAAAGAAAGGCAGCGAGTCGCCTGATGCAGGCAGCGGGGAGGCTGCGGCCGAGGCCTCCCTGGAGGAGGCCCACAGGGAGGCTGGATTCTCTAAGCCATACACC GAGCTGTCAGCGtcgcagcaggagcagctgcagcagcgcGCGGCCTACCTGCGGCAGCAGCGGGACAAGCTGCACGCCCTGaagaaggagcagcagagaacCAGACAGGCTGCCGTACCCCAGGAGCCGGCGGCCAGCCCCCCACCagcaccctccacccacccg GAGGCGGCGGGACAGCCCCAGACGAACGGGGCCggctcccctcctcctcctgctcccacCTCTCCGTCACAACACTCTCCTAACTCCACCAAACAGAAG GAGATGTCCGCTGAGGAAAGGAAGAAGCTCCAGAAGAGGAAGCATCTGGCCGACAAGCTGAAGGAGGAAGTCATCAAGAAATAA
- the cfap36 gene encoding cilia- and flagella-associated protein 36 isoform X2, whose amino-acid sequence MAEDDSEWIIESIVGYLASPEWVIPVTDFLENKCTVFDDEDENKLSYTEIHQQYKNLVEKLLENYMQEVGINEQQFLDACTSPFAKSQSLQPVFQPVLAADDFQMFRSLMVQKNMELQLQALRVIKEKNGALPECLTDGVDVMTELQQQEMKILEDVLRKSKEEYDEEMSRRLLTEKKIGSTSSSSSDKTTAEGDEAQEAPLTTSEQSSASRPTADCGGGSSPSRVLPALRVPKKGSESPDAGSGEAAAEASLEEAHREAGFSKPYTELSASQQEQLQQRAAYLRQQRDKLHALKKEQQRTRQAAVPQEPAASPPPAPSTHPEMSAEERKKLQKRKHLADKLKEEVIKK is encoded by the exons ATGGCCGAGGATGACAGCGAGTGGATTATAGAGAGCATCGTGGGCTACCTGGCAAGTCCGGAGTGGGTTATCCCCGTCACGGACTTTCTGGAAAACAAATGTACAG TTTTCGATGACGAAGATGAGAACAAGCTTTCATACACAGAAATCCATCAGCAGTATAAGAACCTG GTGGAGAAGCTGCTGGAGAATTATATGCAGGAGGTTGGCATCAACGAGCAGCAGTTCCTGGATGCATGCACCTCTCCCTTTGCCAAGTCCCAATCTTTGCAG CCCGTGTTCCAGCCGGTTCTGGCTGCAGACGACTTCCAGATGTTTCGCTCGCTGATGGTTCAGAAGAACATGGAGCTGCAGCTCCAGGCCCTCCGGGTCATCAAAGAGAAGAACG GCGCCCTCCCAGAGTGTCTCACCGACGGGGTCGACGTGATgacggagctgcagcagcaagagaTGAAAATCCTGGAGGATGTCCTAAG AAAGTCAAAGGAAGAGTACGACGAGGAGATGTCCAGGAGGCTGCTGACGGAGAAAAAGATTGGTTCCACCTCCAGCAGCTCCTCGGATAAGACGACCGCGGAGGGGGATGAGGCTCAGGAGGCCCCGCTGACCACGAGCGAACAGAGCAGCGCTTCCAGACCCACAGCAG ACTGTGGCGGCGGCAGCTCCCCGTCCAGAGTCCTTCCAGCCCTAAGAGTCCCAAAGAAAGGCAGCGAGTCGCCTGATGCAGGCAGCGGGGAGGCTGCGGCCGAGGCCTCCCTGGAGGAGGCCCACAGGGAGGCTGGATTCTCTAAGCCATACACC GAGCTGTCAGCGtcgcagcaggagcagctgcagcagcgcGCGGCCTACCTGCGGCAGCAGCGGGACAAGCTGCACGCCCTGaagaaggagcagcagagaacCAGACAGGCTGCCGTACCCCAGGAGCCGGCGGCCAGCCCCCCACCagcaccctccacccacccg GAGATGTCCGCTGAGGAAAGGAAGAAGCTCCAGAAGAGGAAGCATCTGGCCGACAAGCTGAAGGAGGAAGTCATCAAGAAATAA
- the LOC105937203 gene encoding serine/threonine-protein phosphatase 4 regulatory subunit 3 encodes MSDTRRRVKVYTLNEDRQWDDRGTGHVSSTFVERLKGISLLVRAESDGSLLLESKISPNTAYQKQQDTLIVWSEADNYDLALSFQEKAGCDEIWEKICQVQGKDPALDITQDPIDESEEDHFEEIPETTHLVELPPCELGRLEEIADLVTSVLSSPIRREKLALALMSEGYIKKLLGLFRVCEDLDNREGLHHLYEIVRGVLFLNKAALFEVMFSDDCIMDVVGCLEYDPALVQPKRHREFLTKTAKFKEVIPITDSELRQKIHQTYRVQYIQDIILPTPSVFEENFLSTLTSFIFFNKVEIVSMLQEDEKFLTEVFAQLTDEATEESKRRELVNFVKEFCAFSQTLQPQNRDAFYKTLANLGILPALEIVMGMDDLQVRAAAIDIFSYLVEFSPSMVREFVMQEPQQTEDDVLLINVVIKQMICDSDPELGGAVQLMGLLRTLIDPENMLASTNKTEKTEFLSFFYKYCMHVLTAPLLANTAHDKNSKDQPEGSAKINPVCPDNFQTAQLLALILELLTFCVEHHTYHIKTYIMNKDLLRRVLVLMNSKHTFLALCALRFMRRIIGLKDEYYNRYIIKGNLFEPVINALLDNGTRYNLLNSAIIELFEFIKVEDIKSLIAHIVDNFYKALESIEYVQTFKGLKGRYEQEKDRQSQKLSRYRRDARSLDEDEELWFNDDEEDEDGEAVERRMDEEFSDSYEKFMEAKKGAANGANSAKSAPIPAASPAVPSNNSSSSSVKTVALPATPVVKTALVGLVDYPDDEDEEEDDEEDESPRKRPRLSS; translated from the exons ATGTCGGACACTCGGCGGCGGGTGAAAGTGTACACCCTGAACGAAGACCGGCAGTGGGACGACCGGGGCACCGGACACGTTTCGTCCACGTTTGTTGAACGACTGAAGGGAATCTCGTTGTTGGTTCGAGCCGAATCTGACG GTTCGCTATTGTTGGAGTCGAAGATAAGTCCGAATACGGCGTATCAAAAACAACAG GACACGCTGATTGTCTGGTCAGAAGCGGATAATTATGACCTTGCCTTAAGCTTCCAGGAAAAGGCCGGCTGTGATGAGATCTGGGAGAAGATTTGTCAG GTTCAGGGCAAGGACCCGGCTCTGGACATCACCCAGGACCCCATCGACGAGTCGGAGGAAGACCACTTTGAAGAGATCCCAGAGACGACCCACCTGGTCGAGCTCCCTCCCTGCGAGCTAGGCCGGCTGGAGGAAATAGCCGACCTGGTGACGTCCGTCCTGTCCTCGCCCATCCGCCGGGAGAAGCTCGCCCTGGCGCTGATGAGCGAGGGCTACATCAAGAAGCTGCTGGGCCTCTTCAGGGTGTGCGAGGACCTGGACAACCGAGAAGGCCTGCACCACCTGTACGAGATCGTGCGCGGCGTCCTGTTCCTCAACAAGGCGGCCCTGTTCGAGGTCATGTTCTCCGACGACTGCATCATGGATGTGGTGGGCTGCCTGGAGTACGACCCGGCGCTGGTGCAGCCCAAGCGCCACAGGGAGTTTCTGACCAAGACGGCCAAGTTCAAGGAGGTGATCCCCATCACAGACTCGGAGCTGCGGCAGAAAATCCACCAGACCTACAGAGTGCAGTACATCCAGGACATAATCCTGCCGACGCCGTCCGTCTTTGAAGAGAACTTCCTGTCCACGCTCACGTCGTTCATCTTCTTCAACAAGGTGGAAATTGTCAGTATGTTGCAG GAGGATGAGAAGTTCCTCACTGAGGTCTTTGCACAGCTTACAGATGAAGCTAcagaagaaagtaaaagaagagAACTG GTTAACTTCGTCAAGGAATTTTGTGCTTTTTCGCAAACATTGCAGCCACAAAACAGGGATGCCTTCTATAAAACCCTGGCCAACCTGGGGATCTTACCTGCTCTTGAAATAGTCATG GGAATGGATGACCTGCAGGTGCGAGCAGCGGCCATTGACATCTTCTCTTACCTGGTGGAGTTCAGCCCATCGATGGTCCGGGAGTTTGTCATGCAGGAGCCGCAGCAGACTGAAGAT GATGTTCTCCTGATTAATGTTGTGATCAAGCAGATGATTTGTGACTCTGATCCAGAGCTGGGAGGGGCGGTGCAGCTGATGGGTCTGCTCAGGACGCTCATCGACCCTGAAAACATGCTGGCTTCCACCAAC AAAACTGAGAAGACTGAGTTCCTGAGTTTCTTCTACAAGTACTGCATGCACGTCCTGACTGCTCCTCTTCTGGCCAACACGGCGCACGACAAGAACTCAAAGG ATCAACCAGAAGGATCTGCAAAGATTAACCCGGTGTGTCCAG ACAACTTCCAAACCGCTCAGCTGCTCGCCCTCATCCTGGAGCTCCTCACCTTCTGCGTGGAGCACCACACCTACCACATCAAGACCTACATCATGAACAAAGACCTGCTCAGGAGAGTCCTGGTGCTCATGAACTCCAAACACACCTTCCTGGCTCTCT GTGCGTTGCGTTTCATGCGCAGGATCATTGGCCTAAAAGACGAGTACTACAACCGCTACATCATCAAAGGGAACCTGTTCGAGCCCGTCATCAACGCCCTGCTGGACAACGGCACCCGATACAACCTCCTCAACTCGGCCATCATCGAGCTCTTCGAGTTCATCAAAGTG GAGGACATCAAATCTCTCATCGCTCACATCGTAGACAATTTCTACAAAGCACTTGAATCCATCGAGTACGTTCAGACTTTCAAGGGCCTGAAGGGCCGCTACGAGCAGGAGAAGGACAGGCAGAGTCAGAAACTCAGCAG GTATCGGCGAGACGCACGCTCTCTGGACGAGGACGAAGAGCTGTGGTTCAACGACGACGAGGAGGACGAAGACGGAGAGGCGGTGGAGAGGAGGATGGACGAGGAATTCTCCGACAGCTACGAAAAGTTCATGGAAGCCAAAAAAG GAGCTGCCAACGGCGCCAACAGTGCCAAGTCTGCCCCCATCCCAGCCGCCTCGCCAGCCGTCCCGTCAAAcaacagctcctcttcctctgtgaaAACCGTTGCTCTTCCTGCCACTCCTGTTGTCAAG ACGGCTCTGGTTGGTTTGGTGGACTACCCTGACGACGAGGACGAAGAGGAGGACGACGAGGAGGACGAGTCTCCCAGAAAGCGACCCCGCCTGAGCTCTTAA
- the LOC105937186 gene encoding inactive phospholipase D5 isoform X2: protein MEAKSQQKCIVIFALVCCFAVLLALIFSAVDFWGEDEETEEECPRNCSIVLVENIPADMLFSDNSTFHLPLSMGLNILLDKAQEDVEIVSPQWFLGPSDYESSFYPAARQGKDLLSKLQELKNKRIQLKISTGEFDSAELKALEDYHDAKVHKVNMTALTKGQLHSSFWVVDRKHFYIGSASMDWRSLATKKELGVVVYDCKPLALDLHKVFNLYWGLQYKTFVPTFWSKRLFPFFNKDKPGNLVINRTTLQTYISSSPAAFIPKDRSSDLEAISSVISGASHFIYISVIDYLPLLRMESYWSRIDGLLREALILRSVHVRLLISCWEETNPLTFNFIWSLKSLCMEKANCSLEAKFFGLQRDGGLGGMNHNRFMVTDKAIYIGNLDWVGEEFANNAGAGLVISHPANVTDRNFTVVEQLRAVFERDWFSHYAVPLQANKTPVCSRQHVDVSVFSKASHGPYGAQPGRTGQDDNGPAPLRNRHKADGPTLDRTTPHEDSLRKMSSQSLTNEQVPEEERAGIKAKDLADERARVKNWKQIISEDPPGRWAESSGFREMANGSL from the exons TATCGTGCTGGTGGAAAACATTCCAGCGGACATGTTGTTTTCAGACAACAGCACCTTCCATCTACCTCTCTCCATGGGGCTGAACATCTTACTGGACAAAGCTCAGGAGGATGTAGAGATAGTTTCCCCACAGTGGTTCCTCGGTCCCTCTGATTATGAATCCAGCTTCTACCCTGCTGCCAGACAG GGCAAGGACTTGCTGTCCAAGCTGCAggagctgaaaaacaaaagaatccaGTTAAAGATTTCCACAGGAGAATTTGACTCAGCGGAGCTGAAGGCGCTCGAGGACTATCACG ACGCTAAGGTTCACAAGGTGAACATGACAGCCCTCACCAAAGGCCAGCTCCACTCGTCATTCTGGGTAGTCGATCGGAAACATTTCTACATCGGCAGCGCCAGCATGGACTGGAGATCTCTGGCCACC AAGAAGGAGCTTGGTGTGGTGGTGTATGACTGCAAACCTCTGGCCTTGGACCTGCACAAGGTTTTTAACCTCTACTGGGGGCTTCAGTATAAGACCTTCGTCCCCACCTTTTGGTCCAAGCGTCTGTTCCCCTTCTTTAACAAAGACAAACCCGGAAACCTCGTCATTAACCGCACAACACTTCAGACCTACATCTCT AGCTCGCCAGCTGCTTTCATCCCCAAAGATCGCAGCAGCGATCTAGAAGCAATCTCCAGTGTCATCAGTGGGGCCAGTCATTTCATTTACATCTCGGTTATTGATTACCTGCCCCTCCTCAGAATGGAAAG TTACTGGTCTCGTATCGACGGCCTTTTGAGAGAGGCACTGATTTTGAGGAGTGTCCACGTCCGTCTGCTGATAAGCTGCTGGGAAGAAACTAATCCTCTTACTTTTAACTTCATCTGGTCCCTGAAGAGCCTGTGCATGGAGAAGGCCAACTGCTCCCTGGAAGCG AAGTTCTTCGGCCTGCAGAGGGATGGCGGTCTCGGTGGAATGAATCACAACAGGTTTATGGTTACAGACAAGGCCATTTACATAG GCAACCTTGACTGGGTGGGGGAAGAGTTTGCCAATAATGCAGGAGCGGGCCTTGTGATTAGTCATCCAGCTAACGTGACAGACAGGAACTTCACAGTGGTGGAGCAGCTACGGGCTGTTTTTGAGCGGGACTGGTTTTCACATTATGCCGTCCCGCTACAGGCTAATAAAACCCCTGTCTGCAGCAGGCAACACGTCGACGTGTCAGTGTTTTCTAAAGCCAGCCACGGGCCCTACGGAGCCCAGCCTGGCAGAACAGGCCAGGACGACAACGGACCTGCACCGCTGAGAAACCGTCACAAAGCTGATGGACCGACGCTGGACAGGACAACACCCCACGAAGATAGCCTGAGAAAAATGAGCTCCCAAAGCTTGACTAATGAACAGGTGCCAGAGGAGGAGAGGGCTGGGATCAAAGCGAAGGACCTCGCTGACGAACGGGCACGTGTGAAAAACTGGAAGCAAATCATTTCAGAGGATCCACCGGGTCGGTGGGCTGAAAGCAGCGGCTTCAGAGAGATGGCCAACGGATCTCTGTGA
- the LOC105937186 gene encoding inactive phospholipase D5 isoform X3, whose protein sequence is MKSQQKCIVIFALVCCFAVLLALIFSAVDFWGEDEETEEECPRNCSIVLVENIPADMLFSDNSTFHLPLSMGLNILLDKAQEDVEIVSPQWFLGPSDYESSFYPAARQGKDLLSKLQELKNKRIQLKISTGEFDSAELKALEDYHDAKVHKVNMTALTKGQLHSSFWVVDRKHFYIGSASMDWRSLATKKELGVVVYDCKPLALDLHKVFNLYWGLQYKTFVPTFWSKRLFPFFNKDKPGNLVINRTTLQTYISSSPAAFIPKDRSSDLEAISSVISGASHFIYISVIDYLPLLRMESYWSRIDGLLREALILRSVHVRLLISCWEETNPLTFNFIWSLKSLCMEKANCSLEAKFFGLQRDGGLGGMNHNRFMVTDKAIYIGNLDWVGEEFANNAGAGLVISHPANVTDRNFTVVEQLRAVFERDWFSHYAVPLQANKTPVCSRQHVDVSVFSKASHGPYGAQPGRTGQDDNGPAPLRNRHKADGPTLDRTTPHEDSLRKMSSQSLTNEQVPEEERAGIKAKDLADERARVKNWKQIISEDPPGRWAESSGFREMANGSL, encoded by the exons TATCGTGCTGGTGGAAAACATTCCAGCGGACATGTTGTTTTCAGACAACAGCACCTTCCATCTACCTCTCTCCATGGGGCTGAACATCTTACTGGACAAAGCTCAGGAGGATGTAGAGATAGTTTCCCCACAGTGGTTCCTCGGTCCCTCTGATTATGAATCCAGCTTCTACCCTGCTGCCAGACAG GGCAAGGACTTGCTGTCCAAGCTGCAggagctgaaaaacaaaagaatccaGTTAAAGATTTCCACAGGAGAATTTGACTCAGCGGAGCTGAAGGCGCTCGAGGACTATCACG ACGCTAAGGTTCACAAGGTGAACATGACAGCCCTCACCAAAGGCCAGCTCCACTCGTCATTCTGGGTAGTCGATCGGAAACATTTCTACATCGGCAGCGCCAGCATGGACTGGAGATCTCTGGCCACC AAGAAGGAGCTTGGTGTGGTGGTGTATGACTGCAAACCTCTGGCCTTGGACCTGCACAAGGTTTTTAACCTCTACTGGGGGCTTCAGTATAAGACCTTCGTCCCCACCTTTTGGTCCAAGCGTCTGTTCCCCTTCTTTAACAAAGACAAACCCGGAAACCTCGTCATTAACCGCACAACACTTCAGACCTACATCTCT AGCTCGCCAGCTGCTTTCATCCCCAAAGATCGCAGCAGCGATCTAGAAGCAATCTCCAGTGTCATCAGTGGGGCCAGTCATTTCATTTACATCTCGGTTATTGATTACCTGCCCCTCCTCAGAATGGAAAG TTACTGGTCTCGTATCGACGGCCTTTTGAGAGAGGCACTGATTTTGAGGAGTGTCCACGTCCGTCTGCTGATAAGCTGCTGGGAAGAAACTAATCCTCTTACTTTTAACTTCATCTGGTCCCTGAAGAGCCTGTGCATGGAGAAGGCCAACTGCTCCCTGGAAGCG AAGTTCTTCGGCCTGCAGAGGGATGGCGGTCTCGGTGGAATGAATCACAACAGGTTTATGGTTACAGACAAGGCCATTTACATAG GCAACCTTGACTGGGTGGGGGAAGAGTTTGCCAATAATGCAGGAGCGGGCCTTGTGATTAGTCATCCAGCTAACGTGACAGACAGGAACTTCACAGTGGTGGAGCAGCTACGGGCTGTTTTTGAGCGGGACTGGTTTTCACATTATGCCGTCCCGCTACAGGCTAATAAAACCCCTGTCTGCAGCAGGCAACACGTCGACGTGTCAGTGTTTTCTAAAGCCAGCCACGGGCCCTACGGAGCCCAGCCTGGCAGAACAGGCCAGGACGACAACGGACCTGCACCGCTGAGAAACCGTCACAAAGCTGATGGACCGACGCTGGACAGGACAACACCCCACGAAGATAGCCTGAGAAAAATGAGCTCCCAAAGCTTGACTAATGAACAGGTGCCAGAGGAGGAGAGGGCTGGGATCAAAGCGAAGGACCTCGCTGACGAACGGGCACGTGTGAAAAACTGGAAGCAAATCATTTCAGAGGATCCACCGGGTCGGTGGGCTGAAAGCAGCGGCTTCAGAGAGATGGCCAACGGATCTCTGTGA